Genomic DNA from bacterium:
AGGGTTGAGCCAGTTGTCCAAGTTCTCATCCACCCAATTAGTTCGTTACTAAATGAAAATTGAAAAATTGGATTTTGTGAGTATAGATATTGCCAATTCTCTCCACCATCTGTTGTTTTATAAATATCTAGAAAATAAGTTGTCCAGCCAACTTGATTGTTTACAAACAGAACTTGAACAAGAGGGTTTGTCGTTCCGCTGTTTTGCTGATACCACTGTGCGGATACACTAATTGAAAGAATAAAAACCAGGAGAGATATTTTAAGGGTCCGCATTTTACGCTCCATTAAAATTAAAGTTAAAATTTTTACTTAAGTAGAATCATTTTCTTTGTTTCTAAAAATTGTCCTGCCTTAAGCTGATAAAAATAAATTCCGCTTGGCAATCCGGTAGCAACGAATTCAACTTCATACACTCCTGCTGGTTTTTCTTCATTCACCAGCGTTTTTATTTCATCTCCTAAAACATCGTATACTTTTATAGTAACAAATCTTCTCTCCGATATTTTATATTTTATCTTAGTTGAAGGATTAAAAGGATTGGGATAGTTTTGATCTAATAAGTAATTATCTATTAATTCATTTAATTCATTTTTATCTACTAGCTGCTGACTTGTGAGTGAAGGCGATATTAGAAGTATGCCATATCCGATTGCAAATAAATCTCCATTTGCATTATACTCTAATTTGTCTATTCCGCTAAGAGGAACCCACATGGGTTCGGTAGTCCAAGTATTTCCGCCATTGTTAGTTTTACGAAAATTATATCGTTCAATTACTACTCCACTGAGCGAATCAGTAAATGCTAAGGAGGAATATACTCTGTAATAACCACTTTGAGATAATTCGATGTTCCAAGATTCACCCATATTTGAAGTTTTATAAACTTTGTTATCACCAAGAGCGAAACCTATTCTATCATTTGTCATTTGAACTTCATGAAGCTCTTCATCCGTATCTGTGATATGCCATGATAATCCAAAATCGGACGTTTTGAAAAATGATCCTCTTGTTCCCAACGAATCATAGTAATGGCCAACACCTATAATTTTTCCAGGACTTATTATTTCACTTTCTCTAAGTCCGAAGTTATAAATGATTGGACCTGTTATCCAAGAATTTCCTCCATCGGTGGAGGAGACTAAATTTTTATAAGCATTAAGAACAAAAATATCTTTACTGTAAACCTTTAATGCTTGTAAACCGCTGTAAACAGGGACGTTTAATTGTGTCCAATTATCTCCGTAATCAGTAGATTTAAACAAGCGAGTTTGATCCGTAATAATATAAATAACTCCCTCAGCGATTCCTGCCAACCACATATATCCCATCGATTGTGGAAGTGATTTCTGTTGCCAAGAGTGACCCCCATCGAAACTAATTAAATAAGGGCTAATGTTCCATTTAAGCCAAGCCATACCTATTTGATTATTGGGATCAGCAGGTTTAGAATCAAACACTATATCATTAATTCTCAAATCATAATCCGAACTCATTTTCGTATATGAATTACCGTTATCTGATGATTTATAGACTCCAAATGTTGCAAACATATAAATTGCATCATTTTGCTGATTATATATTGCATTATAAAAAGTTGTATGCTCATATAGATTTTGCAAAGGGAAAGATTGAGACCAGGAGATGCCCATATCAGATGAGAATCTTTGAACAACTCTGCTATCATTATAGTATCCCAAATTTCCTAATACTACCCAGTTATTATCATCAATTGATAGAACATTTTTAAATCGCTCGTCTGCAATTTTATTTACAGACCAAGTCATACCAGTATCCGTAGTTCTTTGAATAAATCCCTCTAAAGTATTGTCGTCTGGATGTATAATGTATCCAATTGCGATACCTATACCTGAAGAATTTATTCGAATATCTGTATAAGTGACTTGATTTAATGTATCCGAAATTAGGCCGGTATTTATTTGGCTCCAATTATTTCCTCCATTAGAACTATACCACATTGAACCCTCAAACGCACTATAATGAAAACTTTTTAACACCCATATCTGATTTTCATTCATTGCATATAATTTTGAAAAGTAACCATAGCCGCCGAAAAAGGGTGCACCAAGATATGTCCAGGTTAAACCGGCGTTATTCGTCACATAAAAACCTCCTGATCCTAGCTTCCATCCTCTAACTGTAGAACCAAATGTAACAAGGTGTATGTTGGATCCCGGATTAGCAGTTTTCATCCAACTTTGTCCTCCATTGGTAGTCCTAAATTCTCCGTAGGCTACGTCAGTTACATACCCAATTAAGGAGTCAGCAAAAGCTAGACCTTGCTCTGTAAAGTCACCAAGTGCAACATTTTCACGAGGGGCATACGTCGGAAACACTTCGAACTTTTCATCCTGAACGTCTAACTTTATTACAGTATTATCTTCGCACCAAAAATAAATCTTACTTTCAGTTTGTACAGATGAATAAACTATTTTGTAAGGTGGATAAGGTGATATCCATTCCCAATTATTTTGTGCAATTGAAGTTGAAGAACTGATGAGATTTACGAAAAGTATAATAATAAACTTTTTCATTGATCTTCCTCCGGATATAAAATAACGTCTTGAGTGTACAGAATGCCCGGATACATAGTAAAACCAACAATTCTATCCAGATACCCCGCTTTTCTAAATAGAAGAAAAATATAATCATAAATAACTTTTTCATAAACGTTGTTCGGATCTGAAAAATTACACACCATAATCGTATCCCCTACAAACGCTTCATTTATGTTAAACAAATAATTTCCATTTTTATCCGATATTGAATTGGGTTTATTCTCTGTGCCAATTAAAAGCAATTCTTTTTTATCTTCGAACTTGATTCCATCTAATGAGCTTGATTTTAATTTGTAACTGTAGATCCCATTTTCCAGTTGTGGATCTTGATCTAAATTACCTAAGTAATGTTGGTACAATCCATAGTTCAATGTGTCTTTATAAGAATAATAGGTTTTATTGTCATTGATGGAATTTAATTCTAAAGAAATAACACTCTTTGCATCCAACGAAAATCGAATGAATGTTTCGTGAAATACCGGATTAGGAAAGTTCTGATATAATTGATTTGTAAATATGCTATCTTGAGTGCCAAGGGGTAATAATTTAACATTCGGTTCTGAAGGAATGTAGCTATAGTTGAATAAACAGTATACATTAACTCCATTTATCTTTTCCCCCGATGAATCAATAATACTCCCCCGGACTCCGTAAATTTTTTCCGTTGGAGTGATTACATCGTCTTCGCAAGAAATAAAAAAACACAACAAAAGAATTGCTACTAAATAAATCTTGTCCATTGATAACCCCGTTTTTTATTTTAATAAAATCATTTTTTTAGTCTGAACATTTGATCCCGATATCAATTGATAGAAATAAACTCCTGCGGCAAGGTTGAATGCATTGAGATCAACTGTATACCTACCTCCTCCTTGAATATCGTCAACCAAAACTTCTACTAGCTCTCCAATAGAATTGTAGACTTTTAAGGAAGTTTGCTGAGTAGATGGTAGCGAATAGATTATCTTAGTATCCGGATTGAAAGGGTTTGGATAGTTTTGCTTAAGTTCGAAATCAATTGGCAACCCTTTGATCAAAACGATCAATGAATTTTTAGGTATTGTATCATTGGTTATAACTGTTATTGTCGCTGAGTGAATACCAGGATCGGTGATTTTATACGTAAGATTAACACCATATCCCCATTCGGGGGGTATATCCATCTGTCTTCTCGATATTTCAAAATCAGGATTACTTGTTTGTATATCAAAGACTTTTAGTGTATCAAAACCAAAATTTCCGATCG
This window encodes:
- a CDS encoding T9SS type A sorting domain-containing protein; amino-acid sequence: MNENQIWVLKSFHYSAFEGSMWYSSNGGNNWSQINTGLISDTLNQVTYTDIRINSSGIGIAIGYIIHPDDNTLEGFIQRTTDTGMTWSVNKIADERFKNVLSIDDNNWVVLGNLGYYNDSRVVQRFSSDMGISWSQSFPLQNLYEHTTFYNAIYNQQNDAIYMFATFGVYKSSDNGNSYTKMSSDYDLRINDIVFDSKPADPNNQIGMAWLKWNISPYLISFDGGHSWQQKSLPQSMGYMWLAGIAEGVIYIITDQTRLFKSTDYGDNWTQLNVPVYSGLQALKVYSKDIFVLNAYKNLVSSTDGGNSWITGPIIYNFGLRESEIISPGKIIGVGHYYDSLGTRGSFFKTSDFGLSWHITDTDEELHEVQMTNDRIGFALGDNKVYKTSNMGESWNIELSQSGYYRVYSSLAFTDSLSGVVIERYNFRKTNNGGNTWTTEPMWVPLSGIDKLEYNANGDLFAIGYGILLISPSLTSQQLVDKNELNELIDNYLLDQNYPNPFNPSTKIKYKISERRFVTIKVYDVLGDEIKTLVNEEKPAGVYEVEFVATGLPSGIYFYQLKAGQFLETKKMILLK